From the genome of Muricauda sp. SCSIO 64092, one region includes:
- a CDS encoding saccharopine dehydrogenase family protein, with amino-acid sequence MARKILVLGAGKSTSYLLDFFLDNSVSQDLHLTIGDLYPKNIAKDIVNHPNCNVMTLNIMENESRSKAIQSADIVVSMLPVRLHTKVAQDCLQFKKHLVTASYVSDTIRKLDPEVRESNLVFMNEIGLDPGIDHMSAMEVIDRIRNKGGKMILFESFTGGLVAPENDTNLWNYKFTWNPRNVVVAGQGGAAKFIQEGTYKYIPYHKLFRRTEFLDIEGYGKFEGYANRDSLWYRDAYGLQDVLTLYRGTMRRVGFSRAWNIFVQLGMTDDSYQIENSAGMSYRQFVNLFLPYSPTDSIELKLRHYLKIDQDDIMWEKLEELDLFSATKTITRENATPAQALQQILEESWTLSDNEKDMIVMYHKFGYELEGKKKQLDANMVVLGENRTHTAMAKTVGLPVAMATLNILNGKITSPGVQIPITKEVYGPILSELEDHGIKFNEFQAPYLGYNPDSVAS; translated from the coding sequence ATGGCCCGAAAAATTCTTGTCTTGGGAGCTGGGAAGTCCACCTCATATCTATTGGACTTTTTTTTGGACAATTCGGTTTCCCAAGATCTCCATCTCACGATAGGGGATTTGTACCCAAAAAACATTGCCAAGGATATTGTGAACCATCCCAATTGCAATGTAATGACGTTGAACATTATGGAAAACGAATCCAGGAGCAAGGCCATACAAAGTGCGGATATCGTGGTTTCCATGTTACCTGTGCGGTTACACACCAAAGTTGCCCAGGACTGCCTTCAATTCAAAAAGCATTTGGTAACCGCCTCATATGTCAGTGATACCATTAGAAAATTGGACCCGGAGGTCAGGGAATCCAATCTGGTTTTTATGAATGAAATTGGTTTAGATCCGGGAATTGATCATATGAGTGCCATGGAAGTCATTGATCGTATCCGAAATAAGGGCGGCAAAATGATTCTTTTTGAATCCTTTACGGGTGGCCTGGTAGCTCCTGAAAACGATACCAATCTTTGGAACTATAAATTTACCTGGAATCCCAGGAATGTGGTAGTGGCCGGCCAGGGTGGGGCAGCCAAATTTATCCAGGAAGGAACGTACAAATACATACCATACCATAAACTATTCCGCAGGACCGAGTTTTTGGACATTGAAGGGTACGGAAAGTTTGAAGGGTACGCCAATCGGGACTCCCTTTGGTACCGGGACGCCTACGGGTTACAAGATGTGTTGACACTTTACCGAGGAACCATGCGCAGGGTAGGTTTTTCAAGGGCTTGGAACATATTTGTACAATTGGGCATGACGGATGACAGTTACCAAATTGAAAATTCCGCAGGAATGTCCTATCGGCAATTCGTGAATCTTTTCCTGCCCTATTCCCCCACGGACTCCATAGAACTGAAACTGCGCCACTACCTAAAAATTGACCAAGATGATATTATGTGGGAGAAATTGGAGGAATTGGACCTTTTTAGTGCAACAAAGACAATTACACGTGAAAATGCAACGCCCGCCCAGGCACTCCAGCAAATCCTGGAAGAAAGTTGGACCCTTAGTGACAATGAAAAAGACATGATTGTTATGTACCATAAGTTTGGGTACGAATTGGAAGGAAAGAAAAAACAATTGGATGCCAATATGGTGGTACTGGGGGAAAATAGAACCCATACCGCCATGGCCAAAACCGTTGGCCTTCCAGTGGCCATGGCCACTCTCAATATTCTAAATGGAAAGATTACCTCTCCCGGGGTGCAGATTCCCATTACCAAGGAGGTCTATGGTCCAATTTTATCGGAATTGGAAGACCATGGCATTAAATTCAATGAGTTTCAAGCACCTTATCTAGGGTATAATCCTGACTCGGTAGCCAGTTAA
- a CDS encoding zinc metallopeptidase, with the protein MMGYYILIGAIALVSWLVSARLKSKFKHYSKVHLQNGMSGAEIAQKMLDDHGIRDVKVISTPGMLTDHYNPKNKTVNLSEGVYNQRNTAAAAVAAHEVGHAVQHAQAYEWLTMRSKLVPLVSVTSGMSTWVVFGGLMLGAAAGVGLGYWIAVAGLVMMAFATLFSFITLPVEYDASKRALVWLKQKNMVTQAEYKGSEDALNWAARTYLVAAIGALATLVYWGLQVFGGRD; encoded by the coding sequence ATGATGGGATATTATATATTAATCGGTGCTATTGCATTGGTCAGTTGGTTGGTGAGTGCCCGGCTAAAAAGTAAGTTCAAGCATTATTCCAAAGTGCATTTGCAGAATGGAATGAGTGGTGCGGAAATCGCCCAGAAAATGTTGGATGACCACGGGATACGGGATGTGAAGGTTATCTCCACCCCTGGGATGTTGACCGATCATTACAATCCGAAAAATAAAACGGTAAACCTTAGTGAAGGGGTCTATAACCAACGGAATACCGCGGCAGCTGCGGTAGCTGCCCATGAGGTAGGACATGCGGTACAACATGCCCAGGCATACGAATGGTTGACCATGCGGTCCAAATTGGTTCCCCTGGTAAGTGTTACCTCCGGAATGAGCACTTGGGTGGTATTTGGCGGACTCATGTTGGGAGCTGCGGCGGGCGTTGGCCTTGGATACTGGATTGCGGTGGCCGGATTGGTGATGATGGCATTTGCCACGCTTTTCAGTTTTATCACCCTACCTGTTGAATATGATGCCAGTAAACGTGCTTTGGTATGGCTCAAACAAAAGAATATGGTCACCCAAGCGGAGTATAAAGGTTCTGAAGATGCATTGAATTGGGCGGCCAGGACCTATTTGGTAGCTGCCATAGGTGCTTTGGCAACCTTGGTATACTGGGGCTTACAAGTTTTTGGAGGCCGGGACTAA
- a CDS encoding lipid A-modifier LpxR family protein: MQRLFFGIFICFLKTSLFSQRSYEPNAFPHQLEFRHDNDFFLSTDRYYSSGLFLTYRTILKKGVFGEGEQLRFRLGQEVYTPTQTQSVESTSFDRPYAGFTGLLSSWSSAYKNSLIDIEALFGLVGNNSGAGGFQRWYHRAVAIFETPQWIDELNNSFHVNLYASYTKEWELAPNPFGVLIALQPKLAMGSRDIFGETEAIFHFGRRTPIGESIAYNRLGNNAREIFFVLRLAYREVFYNGLIEGNFFGDDSPILRESENSLLRFGLDVNYRFNRNDYKIGMRYNSSETMGSESHIYVQLSYAFSW; this comes from the coding sequence ATGCAGCGATTATTCTTTGGCATTTTTATCTGCTTTTTGAAAACCTCACTCTTTTCACAGCGAAGTTATGAGCCCAATGCCTTCCCACATCAGTTGGAGTTTCGTCACGACAATGATTTTTTTCTATCAACCGACCGTTATTATTCGTCCGGACTGTTCTTGACCTACAGGACTATTCTGAAAAAAGGTGTTTTTGGGGAAGGGGAACAGCTTCGCTTCCGACTTGGACAGGAAGTATATACCCCTACCCAGACCCAATCGGTTGAATCCACTTCGTTTGATAGGCCCTATGCCGGATTCACCGGTTTGTTAAGCAGTTGGTCTTCGGCCTACAAAAATTCCCTGATCGATATTGAAGCACTTTTCGGTCTTGTGGGAAACAACTCGGGAGCCGGAGGGTTCCAACGGTGGTATCATAGGGCCGTGGCCATTTTTGAGACACCCCAATGGATTGATGAACTGAACAATAGTTTCCATGTCAACCTTTATGCTTCCTATACCAAGGAATGGGAATTGGCTCCCAACCCATTTGGTGTCCTAATTGCCCTGCAACCTAAATTGGCAATGGGGTCCAGGGATATTTTTGGGGAGACCGAAGCTATTTTCCATTTTGGCAGAAGAACCCCTATTGGAGAGAGCATTGCATACAATCGTTTGGGGAACAATGCGCGTGAAATCTTTTTTGTACTCAGACTTGCGTATCGTGAAGTGTTTTATAACGGATTGATCGAGGGGAATTTCTTTGGGGACGATTCCCCCATTCTTAGGGAATCCGAAAATTCACTTTTACGGTTTGGGCTTGATGTTAACTATCGCTTTAACCGAAATGATTACAAAATTGGTATGCGCTACAATTCTTCCGAAACCATGGGTTCGGAGTCACATATTTATGTTCAACTTTCCTATGCGTTCAGTTGGTAG
- the ald gene encoding alanine dehydrogenase, which translates to MVIGVPKEIKNNESRVGMTPSGVFELVKNNHTVYVQSTAGEGSGFFDEDYSNAGAQILPNIEEVYAKADVIVKVKEPIAMEYGLIKEGQIVFTYFHFASSGPLTKAMINSKAICIAYETVEDEDGTLPLLTPMSEVAGRMAIQQGAKYLEKPVKGKGVLLGGVPGVQPGKVLVLGAGTVGIQAAKMAAGLGAHVTIMDINMKRLRYVNDVMPNHVVTDFSNELRIRKHIKTHDLIVGAVLLKGAKAPNLITKDMLKDMHPGTVIVDVAVDQGGCIETTKPTTHEDPVYIIDDVVHYCVANMPGAVPYTSTIALTNVTLPYVLKLANNGWQSACRMDKSLEKGLNIVEGEVVYKEIMDAFDWDAPVLEPV; encoded by the coding sequence ATGGTTATTGGTGTACCTAAGGAAATTAAGAATAATGAAAGCCGGGTGGGGATGACCCCTTCCGGAGTTTTTGAACTGGTAAAGAACAATCACACGGTATACGTGCAGTCCACCGCTGGGGAAGGAAGTGGTTTTTTTGATGAGGACTACAGCAATGCGGGCGCACAGATTTTGCCCAACATAGAGGAGGTATATGCCAAGGCCGATGTGATTGTAAAGGTCAAGGAACCCATAGCGATGGAATATGGATTGATCAAGGAAGGACAGATTGTTTTTACTTATTTTCATTTTGCTTCCAGCGGGCCACTGACCAAAGCCATGATCAACAGCAAGGCAATCTGTATTGCCTATGAAACGGTTGAGGATGAAGATGGGACGCTTCCCCTGTTAACCCCAATGTCTGAAGTAGCGGGTCGGATGGCCATTCAGCAGGGGGCCAAATATTTGGAAAAGCCTGTAAAGGGCAAAGGAGTATTACTGGGTGGCGTACCGGGAGTGCAACCTGGGAAAGTCTTGGTGCTGGGTGCGGGAACCGTAGGAATCCAAGCCGCAAAAATGGCAGCAGGTCTTGGAGCCCATGTCACTATTATGGATATCAATATGAAAAGATTACGATATGTGAATGATGTCATGCCAAACCATGTGGTCACCGATTTTTCCAACGAGCTCAGAATTCGAAAGCATATCAAGACCCATGATTTAATTGTGGGTGCGGTATTGTTGAAAGGGGCAAAAGCCCCGAATTTAATTACCAAGGATATGCTTAAGGACATGCATCCCGGGACAGTCATTGTGGATGTGGCCGTGGATCAAGGAGGGTGCATTGAAACAACTAAGCCAACAACCCATGAAGATCCCGTTTACATTATTGACGACGTGGTCCACTATTGTGTGGCCAATATGCCGGGTGCGGTGCCCTATACCTCCACTATTGCCCTGACCAATGTTACGTTGCCCTATGTTTTAAAATTGGCCAATAACGGTTGGCAAAGTGCCTGTAGGATGGACAAATCCTTGGAAAAAGGACTGAACATTGTTGAGGGGGAAGTGGTCTATAAGGAAATCATGGATGCCTTTGACTGGGATGCTCCGGTTTTAGAGCCTGTTTAG
- a CDS encoding cell division protein FtsX encodes MSQYIERYQKRRLISSYFSVVLSIALVLFLLGVLGLLVLNTKKLADYFREQITISVFLKDTAKPVEIDQLQKSLAMAEYTKAAIYVSKEDAADQYSEDIGENFQEFLGYNPLKNSFDVNLKANFVTPEQVAEIAESLSNKSFVDEVSYDQPLISLLSDNVKKISLWILLACAVFTVIAVLLINSSIRLSIYSKRFIIKTMQMVGATKTFIRRPFILNNVKLGFYGGLIALLALALVLYYVDKTFPELGVFEDIPLLSILFFGVLLLGILISYISTFFATQRFLNLRTNELYY; translated from the coding sequence ATGAGCCAGTACATAGAACGCTATCAGAAAAGGCGATTGATTTCCTCCTACTTTTCAGTAGTGCTAAGTATTGCGTTGGTACTCTTCCTGTTAGGGGTTTTGGGACTTTTGGTGTTGAACACTAAAAAGTTGGCCGATTACTTCAGGGAACAGATCACCATTTCCGTCTTTTTAAAGGATACGGCCAAACCTGTTGAAATTGACCAGCTCCAAAAAAGTTTGGCCATGGCAGAGTATACCAAGGCCGCCATTTATGTTTCCAAAGAAGATGCTGCGGACCAATACAGTGAGGACATTGGTGAAAATTTCCAGGAATTTTTAGGTTACAATCCCTTAAAGAATTCTTTTGATGTAAACTTAAAGGCCAATTTTGTAACCCCAGAGCAAGTGGCGGAAATTGCAGAGTCCCTTTCCAATAAATCCTTTGTGGACGAAGTAAGTTATGACCAACCCTTGATTTCCCTTTTAAGTGACAATGTGAAGAAAATAAGTCTTTGGATTTTATTGGCATGTGCCGTGTTCACTGTTATTGCGGTACTGCTCATTAATAGTTCCATAAGACTTTCCATTTATTCCAAACGGTTTATCATTAAGACCATGCAAATGGTTGGGGCCACAAAAACCTTTATTCGCAGACCTTTTATCCTTAACAATGTAAAATTGGGCTTTTATGGGGGATTGATTGCCCTTTTGGCCTTGGCCCTTGTCCTTTACTATGTGGACAAAACCTTTCCAGAGCTAGGGGTTTTTGAAGATATTCCCTTGCTTTCAATATTATTTTTTGGGGTCCTGCTTCTGGGAATACTCATATCCTACATCAGCACCTTTTTTGCGACACAGCGATTCTTGAACCTCCGTACCAATGAGCTGTATTATTAA
- a CDS encoding Lrp/AsnC ligand binding domain-containing protein — protein sequence MKSTNNLLRLDGIDKKILRHLMEDARKPILEIARDIGISGAAIHQRLRKLEAARVISGSKFIINPKVLGYTTMAYIGIFLDRAMSNPKAVAALKKIPEVLECHYTTGNWSILIKVLCKDNEHLMQVLNKNIQQIEGVSRTETFISLNQQINRQISI from the coding sequence ATGAAATCCACTAACAACTTGTTACGACTGGATGGGATAGACAAAAAAATCCTAAGGCATTTAATGGAAGATGCCCGAAAACCGATTTTGGAGATTGCCCGGGATATTGGTATTTCAGGAGCGGCCATCCACCAAAGACTACGTAAATTGGAAGCTGCCAGGGTCATTTCCGGCTCAAAGTTCATTATCAACCCCAAGGTGCTGGGATATACCACAATGGCATATATTGGTATTTTTTTGGACAGGGCCATGAGCAATCCCAAAGCGGTGGCAGCCCTTAAAAAAATACCCGAGGTTTTGGAGTGCCATTATACTACCGGCAATTGGTCCATCCTAATTAAAGTGCTCTGCAAGGACAATGAGCATTTAATGCAGGTGTTGAACAAAAACATTCAGCAGATTGAAGGTGTTTCCCGGACAGAAACCTTCATCTCATTAAATCAACAAATCAATAGGCAGATTTCCATTTAG
- a CDS encoding T9SS type B sorting domain-containing protein, whose protein sequence is MQSQLTFCEGNTGDPIFMETFGTGLEDGPPLPPRTTTYNYVDGGPEQPMDGNYTISSRTNYFDWFNTADHTPGDVNGKSLIVNASFTPGEFFRIPVDGLCENTSYEFSAWLLNLLPSSTQCPNGGIPINVRFQIWDDTDTVLLASGDTGDIRGTSRPIWEQYGLVFQTLPGQTSVILKMINNGAGGCGNDLAIDDIVFRTCGDNITVMDNTNNVSLAFCEEDVPITTTLQATPDFSVYSSHAYQWQESPDGTTWLDLPGETNSIYTTALLNETRFYRVKVAEDAINLSNDKCNTISDVFDIIIENRPDPPISSGDVGLCANNLGGVRAAVPDGVRVDWYDAAIDGNLLLQDNVFFATDVSGTFYAEAVTEIAGCISTNRTPVTITYFDLPVVVDENLDLCEGTSITINADIRGLDYLWSSGEESFEIVVNTPGTYSVLVTDTNNCSVTKTIEVNQINNPIVQEVISNHRNITVVTENTGIFEYSLDGINYQENPTFESLLGGTYSAFVRGENDCDPVEFPFVHLVVPRFFTPNGDNRNDVFQPEGIDLSLEFSIEIYDRFSKLVFQSNDLNFQWDGSYNGRALPASDYWYRIQVGSRILNGHVALVR, encoded by the coding sequence ATGCAAAGTCAGTTGACATTTTGTGAAGGCAATACCGGAGACCCCATCTTTATGGAAACTTTTGGGACCGGTTTGGAAGATGGACCTCCTTTGCCTCCAAGGACAACCACCTACAATTACGTAGATGGCGGTCCCGAACAGCCTATGGATGGAAATTATACCATTTCCAGCAGAACCAATTATTTTGATTGGTTTAACACTGCGGACCACACCCCGGGGGATGTCAATGGTAAGTCCCTAATTGTAAATGCCAGTTTTACTCCCGGTGAATTTTTTAGAATTCCCGTCGATGGACTATGTGAAAATACCTCTTATGAATTTTCAGCCTGGCTTCTTAATCTATTGCCCTCCTCAACGCAATGTCCAAATGGCGGTATTCCAATAAATGTTCGATTTCAAATTTGGGATGATACGGACACCGTACTCTTAGCCTCGGGAGATACCGGCGATATCCGAGGGACTTCCCGTCCTATTTGGGAACAATACGGCCTAGTCTTCCAAACCCTACCAGGACAAACTTCCGTAATCCTAAAAATGATAAACAATGGTGCCGGAGGTTGTGGCAATGACCTTGCCATTGATGATATTGTTTTCAGGACATGTGGAGATAACATTACCGTAATGGACAATACCAATAATGTGTCCTTGGCATTTTGTGAAGAAGACGTCCCAATTACAACCACGCTTCAAGCAACACCGGACTTTTCGGTTTACAGCTCCCATGCCTATCAATGGCAAGAAAGTCCGGATGGCACTACTTGGTTGGATTTGCCCGGTGAAACCAATAGCATATACACCACAGCATTATTGAACGAAACAAGGTTCTATAGGGTAAAAGTTGCCGAGGATGCCATCAATTTGAGCAATGACAAGTGCAATACCATATCCGATGTTTTTGATATCATTATTGAAAATCGTCCCGACCCCCCAATAAGTTCAGGCGATGTGGGTCTATGTGCCAATAATTTGGGTGGCGTACGGGCCGCCGTTCCGGATGGGGTACGGGTAGATTGGTATGATGCCGCCATTGATGGAAACCTGTTACTCCAGGATAATGTCTTTTTTGCCACGGACGTATCGGGAACATTTTATGCCGAGGCCGTTACGGAAATCGCCGGATGCATTTCAACCAATAGAACGCCGGTCACCATTACCTATTTTGATTTACCCGTTGTAGTGGATGAAAACTTGGATCTATGTGAAGGAACTTCAATTACCATTAATGCAGATATAAGGGGGCTGGATTATTTGTGGTCTTCAGGAGAGGAATCTTTTGAAATTGTGGTCAACACCCCTGGTACGTATTCCGTTCTGGTTACCGACACCAACAATTGTTCAGTTACCAAAACCATTGAAGTCAATCAAATTAATAACCCCATTGTTCAAGAGGTAATTTCAAATCATCGAAATATAACCGTTGTAACCGAAAATACCGGGATTTTCGAATATTCCTTGGACGGCATCAACTATCAAGAAAATCCCACTTTTGAAAGTTTGCTCGGAGGAACGTATAGCGCTTTTGTGAGGGGCGAAAACGATTGTGACCCAGTGGAATTTCCTTTTGTCCATCTGGTTGTTCCGCGTTTTTTTACCCCTAATGGGGACAATAGGAACGATGTATTCCAACCGGAAGGAATAGATCTTTCATTGGAATTCAGCATTGAGATTTACGACAGGTTCTCTAAACTGGTATTCCAATCCAACGACCTAAATTTTCAATGGGATGGGTCTTATAACGGCAGGGCACTTCCTGCATCGGATTACTGGTATCGTATTCAAGTGGGGTCCCGTATCCTTAACGGACATGTGGCATTGGTCCGTTAG
- the leuS gene encoding leucine--tRNA ligase, giving the protein MNYNFRQIEAKWQQYWTKNQTFRVENNSDKPKFYALSMFPYPSGAGLHVGHPLGYIACDIYARYKRHKGYNVLHPMGYDSFGLPAEQYAIQTGQHPAITTETNIKRYREQLDQLGFSFDWSREVRTSNPRYYKWTQWVFIQLFNSWYNNQTDKAEPIERLIAIFEKEGNKNVNASCDDDTPVFLASEWNTFSEKRKQQVLLKYRLTYLADAEVNWCPALGTVLANDEIVNDVSERGGHPVIRKKMTQWMMRITAYAQRLLDGLDTIDWPQPLKDSQTNWIGRSEGASATFKVIPTAPSNRESHQIEVFTTRPDTIFGASFMTLAPEHELVAKITTPAQKSEIDAYVEATSKRSERERMADVKTISGAFTGAYAEHPFTKAPIPIWIGDYVLANYGTGAVMAVPCGDQRDYDFAKHFDIDIPNIFDGVDISEEAFADKANTIIANSDFLNGLRHKEATRKVIDELEKIGQGQGKINYRLRDAVFSRQRYWGEPFPVYYDADGMPQMIAEGHLPLELPEVEKYLPTETGEPPLGNAAHWAWNAEANTVVANELIDHKTVFPLELNTMPGWAGSSQYFNRYMDPHNEEAIYSREAIDYWQDVDLYIGGSEHATGHLLYSRFWQKFLFDRGVAPKDEFAKKLINQGMITGTSAFVYKDAAQNKVYSKGLINGKHVNPIHADVSLIDSSDELDVEAFKKWRPDLSKAEFILENGKYIVGREIEKMSKSKYNVVNPDQICEDYGADSLRLYEMFLGPLEQSKPWNTAGITGVHGFLKKLWKLYFTVDDSEPTPDNLKTLHKTIKKVEEDIEHFSFNTSVSTFMICVNELTAQKCTSKAILEPLAILVSPYAPHIAEELWEMMGHTGSIANVPFPKLEGKYLVESTKAYPISFNGKMRFKMELPLDMAKSDIEAAVMAHEQTAKYLDGRTPKKVIVVPGKIVNVVG; this is encoded by the coding sequence ATGAACTACAATTTCAGGCAAATAGAGGCTAAATGGCAACAATATTGGACCAAGAATCAAACCTTTAGGGTAGAAAATAATTCGGATAAGCCCAAATTTTATGCACTTTCCATGTTTCCCTATCCTTCAGGGGCAGGTCTGCACGTAGGACATCCCCTGGGTTATATTGCCTGTGATATCTATGCCCGCTATAAAAGGCATAAGGGATACAATGTATTGCATCCCATGGGTTACGATTCCTTTGGCCTTCCTGCAGAACAGTATGCCATACAAACAGGGCAGCATCCCGCCATAACAACGGAAACCAATATCAAAAGATATCGGGAGCAACTGGACCAATTGGGTTTTTCCTTTGATTGGAGTAGGGAAGTGCGTACCTCCAACCCCAGGTATTATAAGTGGACACAATGGGTCTTTATCCAATTGTTCAATTCGTGGTACAACAATCAAACGGATAAAGCGGAACCTATTGAACGTTTGATTGCGATTTTTGAAAAGGAAGGGAATAAGAATGTGAACGCCTCCTGTGATGATGATACACCGGTTTTTTTGGCCAGCGAATGGAACACGTTCTCGGAAAAACGGAAACAGCAAGTATTGTTAAAATACCGTCTGACCTATTTAGCCGATGCTGAGGTGAATTGGTGCCCGGCATTGGGTACGGTCCTGGCCAATGATGAAATTGTGAATGACGTTTCGGAACGTGGGGGACATCCCGTGATTCGAAAGAAGATGACCCAATGGATGATGCGGATTACAGCCTATGCACAACGGTTGTTGGATGGCTTGGACACTATTGATTGGCCACAACCTCTAAAAGATTCCCAAACCAATTGGATCGGTCGTTCCGAAGGAGCTTCGGCAACTTTTAAGGTCATTCCGACAGCGCCAAGCAATCGGGAATCCCATCAAATAGAGGTATTCACTACCCGCCCTGATACCATTTTCGGTGCTTCCTTCATGACATTGGCTCCAGAGCATGAATTGGTGGCCAAAATCACCACACCAGCACAAAAATCAGAGATTGATGCTTATGTTGAAGCAACGTCAAAACGCTCGGAGCGTGAGCGAATGGCGGATGTAAAAACCATTTCCGGTGCTTTTACGGGGGCGTACGCAGAACACCCGTTTACCAAAGCGCCCATTCCCATTTGGATAGGGGATTATGTATTGGCCAACTATGGCACGGGGGCGGTAATGGCAGTTCCCTGCGGAGATCAACGGGACTATGACTTTGCAAAGCATTTTGATATTGATATCCCCAACATTTTCGATGGGGTTGATATTTCGGAAGAGGCCTTTGCCGATAAGGCAAACACCATTATTGCCAATTCCGATTTCCTAAATGGGTTACGCCACAAAGAAGCAACAAGGAAAGTTATTGATGAGTTGGAAAAAATTGGTCAAGGACAGGGCAAGATCAATTACCGTTTGCGGGATGCGGTATTTAGCCGCCAACGCTATTGGGGAGAACCGTTCCCGGTCTATTACGATGCCGATGGAATGCCCCAGATGATTGCGGAAGGGCATCTGCCCTTGGAATTGCCCGAAGTGGAAAAGTACCTCCCCACGGAAACTGGGGAACCCCCTTTGGGTAATGCTGCGCATTGGGCATGGAATGCTGAGGCGAATACAGTGGTTGCCAACGAATTGATTGACCACAAAACGGTATTTCCCTTAGAACTCAACACCATGCCGGGTTGGGCGGGAAGTTCCCAATATTTCAATCGCTATATGGATCCACATAATGAAGAAGCCATTTATTCACGGGAAGCAATAGACTACTGGCAAGATGTGGATCTCTATATTGGAGGCAGCGAGCACGCTACGGGACATTTGTTGTATTCCCGTTTTTGGCAAAAGTTTTTGTTTGATAGGGGTGTTGCCCCAAAGGATGAGTTTGCCAAAAAATTGATCAATCAGGGGATGATTACGGGAACAAGTGCTTTTGTCTACAAAGATGCAGCGCAAAACAAGGTGTATTCCAAAGGACTGATCAATGGGAAACATGTCAACCCAATCCATGCGGATGTTTCTTTAATTGATTCATCGGATGAATTGGATGTTGAAGCCTTTAAAAAGTGGCGCCCAGATTTGTCAAAGGCAGAATTCATTTTGGAGAATGGCAAATACATTGTAGGTCGCGAAATCGAAAAAATGTCCAAATCCAAATACAATGTGGTCAACCCCGATCAGATTTGTGAGGATTATGGTGCGGACAGTCTTCGGTTGTATGAGATGTTCCTGGGACCATTGGAGCAATCCAAGCCCTGGAACACAGCGGGCATTACAGGGGTTCATGGTTTTTTAAAGAAACTATGGAAGTTATACTTCACGGTTGATGATAGTGAACCGACTCCTGACAACCTGAAGACACTGCACAAAACCATCAAAAAGGTAGAAGAGGATATTGAGCACTTTAGTTTCAACACGTCCGTCTCCACCTTTATGATTTGTGTGAATGAATTGACGGCACAAAAATGCACAAGCAAGGCCATTTTGGAACCCCTGGCGATTTTGGTATCGCCCTATGCCCCCCATATCGCTGAGGAACTTTGGGAAATGATGGGCCACACGGGTTCCATTGCCAATGTACCCTTTCCGAAACTGGAAGGGAAATATCTGGTGGAAAGCACCAAAGCCTATCCCATTTCCTTTAATGGTAAGATGCGTTTTAAGATGGAACTTCCCCTGGATATGGCGAAATCCGATATTGAAGCTGCTGTTATGGCCCATGAACAGACCGCCAAATATCTGGATGGCCGAACACCCAAGAAAGTCATTGTGGTGCCCGGTAAAATTGTAAATGTTGTCGGGTAA
- a CDS encoding DUF423 domain-containing protein — MNKTILVTGLVLGMLAVILGAFGAHGLKKAVGPEEINTFETGVKYQMYHALFLILLSTITLASEGTKRVVFYLILIGVVLFSFSIYLLATNTLTSFDFRKIGILTPIGGLLLILGWGYLLFSLLVKK; from the coding sequence ATGAACAAAACAATTTTGGTAACGGGATTAGTGCTAGGAATGTTGGCGGTAATACTAGGGGCCTTTGGGGCCCATGGACTAAAAAAAGCAGTAGGTCCAGAGGAAATAAACACGTTTGAGACTGGGGTAAAGTACCAAATGTACCACGCCCTGTTCCTAATTCTCCTGAGTACCATTACCCTGGCTTCCGAAGGAACAAAAAGAGTGGTCTTCTACCTTATTCTTATTGGGGTTGTTCTTTTTTCCTTTTCCATATACTTGTTGGCTACCAATACGTTGACTTCTTTTGACTTTCGGAAAATTGGAATCCTTACCCCCATAGGAGGTCTGCTCCTTATTTTGGGATGGGGCTATTTACTTTTTAGCCTACTGGTCAAAAAGTAG